Proteins encoded by one window of Amaranthus tricolor cultivar Red isolate AtriRed21 chromosome 4, ASM2621246v1, whole genome shotgun sequence:
- the LOC130811166 gene encoding cysteine proteinase inhibitor A-like, which produces MSCNSQKNKPGSRVPIDPKSAKIQELGVWAVNQYNNKKKACLKFENALKAEQEMVAGMLYYIDVEASDGGPIPFVGKYEAKVFVEEWNNIMKLEEFKPMLQDHGTILVPN; this is translated from the exons atgAGTTGTAattctcaaaaaaataaaccaGGAAGTCGTGTACCAATTGATCCAAAGAGTGCAAAGATACAAGAGCTTGGTGTTTGGGCTGTtaatcaatacaataataaaaag AAAGCATGCCTGAAATTTGAAAATGCTTTGAAAGCAGAACAAGAAATGGTTGCGGGTATGCTATATTACATAGATGTTGAGGCCTCTGATGGTGGACCGATTCCCTTTGTTGGCAAGTACGAAGCAAAAGTATTCGTTGAGGAATGGAACAACATTATGAAACTGGAGGAGTTCAAGCCTATGTTACAAGACCATGGCACTATCCTGGTCCCAAACTAA